In one Carassius carassius chromosome 12, fCarCar2.1, whole genome shotgun sequence genomic region, the following are encoded:
- the LOC132155209 gene encoding uridine-cytidine kinase 2-B-like, which yields MAGDSETHLKDRAENEQNNRQPFIIGVSGGTASGKSSVCEKIMELLGQNKIDRHQRQVVILSQDSFYRELTPEQKAKALKGQYNFDHPDAFDNQLVMKTLCDIIQGKTVHIPVYDFVTHSRKAEFVTVYPADVVLFEGILMFYAQEIRDLFQMKLFVDTDPDTRLSRRVLRDIGERGRELEQVLNQYITFVKPAFEEFCLPTKKYADVIIPRGADNLVAINLIVQHIQDILNGGVAKRQNGFQDVHGTPSPRRPSESSRPH from the exons ATGGCTGGCGACAGTGAAACACATCTTAAGGACAGGGCGGAGAACGAGCAAAACAACCGACAGCCCTTCATCATCGGTGTGTCTGGAGGCACCGCTAGCGGAAAG TCTTCAGTATGTGAGAAGATCATGGAGCTGTTGGGCCAGAATAAAATTGACCGTCACCAGCGGCAAGTGGTCATCCTCAGTCAAGACAGCTTTTACAGAGAGCTCACGCCTGAACAGAAAGCCAAAGCACTCAAGGGCCAGTACAACTTCGATCACCCAG ATGCGTTCGACAACCAGCTGGTCATGAAGACTCTGTGTGACATCATTCAGGGAAAGACCGTGCACATCCCAGTTTATGACTTTGTTACTCATTCCAG GAAGGCTGAGTTTGTGACCGTGTATCCAGCAGATGTGGTTCTCTTTGAGGGGATTCTCATGTTCTACGCGCAAGAGATTCGAGATCTGTTCCAAATGAAGCTGTTTGTGGACACAGACCCAGACACGCGCCTCTCACGAAGAG TGTTGCGGGACATCGGCGAGAGAGGCAGAGAGCTGGAGCAGGTTCTGAACCAGTACATCACCTTTGTGAAGCCAGCCTTTGAGGAGTTCTGTCTTCCT ACCAAAAAGTATGCAGACGTCATCATCCCCCGAGGAGCAGACAATCTCG TGGCTATTAATCTGATCGTGCAGCATATTCAGGATATCCTGAATGGAGGAGTCGCCAAACGGCAGAACGGTTTTCAGGATGTCCACGGGACCCCCAGTCCAAGACGGCCGTCTGAGTCGAGTCGACCTCACTGA
- the LOC132154308 gene encoding CXXC motif containing zinc binding protein-like, which translates to MGKFGLQFKATLENITNVRPVGDDFRWYLKLKCGNCGEVSEKWQYITLLDSMPLKGGRGSASMVQKCKLCSRENSIDILRDTITPYNAENSERYKTIVQFECRGLEPVDFQPQAGFAASGAETPTQFPEINLQEKDWTDYDEKASESVGIYEVTHQFIKC; encoded by the exons ATGGGG AAATTTGGATTGCAGTTTAAAGCCACCTTGGAGAATATTACAAACGTGAGGCCGGTGGGAGATGATTTCCGATGGTATTTAAAG CTGAAGTGTGGGAACTGTGGCGAGGTCTCGGAAAAATGGCAGTACATCACCTTACTG GACAGCATGCCACTGAAAGGAGGACGAGGGAGTGCTAGCATGGTGCAGAAGTGCAAACTGTGTTCTCGGGAAAACTCCATAG ATATCCTGAGGGACACAATTACACCTTACAAT GCAGAAAATAGTGAAAGGTACAAGACAATTGTCCAGTTTGAGTGTCGAGGCCTGGAACCAGTCGATTTTCAACCTCAG GCTGGCTTTGCCGCTAGCGGAGCAGAAACACCCACCCAATTCCCTGAAATCAACCTGCAAGAGAAG GACTGGACTGACTATGATGAGAAGGCCAGTGAGTCTGTGGGGATCTATGAGGTCACACATCAATTCATCAAGTGCTGA